One segment of Pantoea sp. Lij88 DNA contains the following:
- a CDS encoding multidrug effflux MFS transporter: MTPAHSNRLVYAITLGLLAALGPLCIDLYLPALPQMAQDLHTETATAQLSLTAGLLGLGFGQLLFGPMSDKFGRLRPLTLSLVLLFIASMGCALAQDIHQLLVARLFEGLAGAGGAVLSRAIARDMYSGHELTRFFALLMLVNGLAPIGAPVLGGVLMTIVDWRGIFMVLGGIAILLILLARWKLHETLPDARRSQGSIFSAYAALGQVMTHRPFMGFCLTQGFMMSGMFAYIGASPFVLQQLYGLSPQAFSFCFAANGLGLVIASQTSARLCPLWGEYRVLKGGLTLAFVASSLLLLAALFHAPLALLLVALFFTIASNGVIATTASSLAMQSQGHRAGSASAVIGVTMFTLGAITVPITGIGGTSVMSMCATIFGCFMMAILMFSVLAKKPQPQAKTH; encoded by the coding sequence ATGACCCCTGCTCACTCCAACCGACTGGTTTATGCCATCACGCTGGGCCTGCTGGCCGCACTCGGCCCGCTCTGCATCGACCTCTATCTGCCTGCTCTGCCGCAGATGGCGCAGGATCTGCACACCGAAACCGCCACCGCGCAGCTGAGTCTGACCGCTGGTCTGTTAGGCCTGGGCTTTGGTCAGCTGCTCTTTGGCCCGATGAGCGATAAGTTCGGCCGCCTGCGTCCGCTGACCCTGTCACTGGTGTTGCTGTTTATTGCCTCGATGGGCTGTGCGCTGGCGCAGGATATCCACCAGTTGCTGGTGGCGCGGCTGTTCGAAGGGTTAGCGGGTGCGGGCGGCGCGGTGCTGTCACGGGCAATTGCACGCGATATGTACAGCGGCCATGAATTGACGCGCTTCTTCGCGCTGCTGATGCTGGTCAACGGCCTGGCACCCATCGGCGCGCCGGTTCTGGGCGGTGTGCTGATGACGATTGTCGACTGGCGCGGCATCTTCATGGTGCTGGGCGGCATTGCCATTCTGCTGATCCTGCTGGCGCGCTGGAAGCTGCATGAAACCCTGCCCGACGCCCGCCGCAGCCAGGGATCGATATTCTCCGCTTACGCGGCACTCGGTCAGGTAATGACGCATCGCCCCTTTATGGGCTTCTGCCTGACCCAGGGCTTTATGATGTCGGGCATGTTCGCCTACATCGGTGCGTCGCCGTTCGTGCTGCAACAGCTCTACGGACTTTCACCCCAGGCCTTTAGCTTCTGCTTTGCGGCCAACGGGTTGGGTCTGGTTATCGCTTCGCAGACCAGCGCCCGCCTCTGTCCGTTGTGGGGCGAATATCGGGTGCTGAAAGGCGGACTGACCCTGGCCTTTGTCGCCTCCAGCCTGTTGCTGCTGGCCGCCCTGTTCCATGCACCTTTAGCGCTGCTGCTGGTGGCGCTGTTCTTTACCATCGCCAGTAATGGCGTCATCGCTACCACCGCCTCATCGCTGGCGATGCAGAGCCAGGGCCATCGGGCTGGCAGTGCCTCGGCAGTCATTGGCGTCACCATGTTTACGCTGGGTGCGATTACCGTGCCGATCACCGGCATCGGCGGCACCTCGGTAATGAGCATGTGTGCCACTATTTTTGGCTGCTTTATGATGGCGATTCTGATGTTCAGCGTGCTGGCGAAAAAACCGCAGCCGCAGGCAAAAACTCACTGA
- a CDS encoding DUF6515 family protein has product MKKIIASLLTLTLLTPALAFAHPGDWGPGWGRHGGPGPHWVGPGPHWGGPGPYRFLPEAATAVLIGGLTYYLLNGSYYQRHGDEYVVVEPPAEARVSSEMRVLDFNGKRFYVQAGHFYQRQIDGDYVEVPRPAGL; this is encoded by the coding sequence ATGAAAAAGATAATCGCCTCGCTTCTGACGCTGACGCTTCTGACGCCCGCTCTGGCTTTCGCCCATCCTGGCGACTGGGGCCCGGGATGGGGACGACATGGCGGACCCGGGCCACACTGGGTCGGTCCGGGACCTCACTGGGGCGGACCGGGACCGTATCGATTTCTGCCTGAAGCCGCAACGGCGGTGCTGATCGGCGGACTGACCTACTACCTGCTGAACGGCAGTTATTATCAGCGCCACGGCGATGAGTATGTGGTGGTAGAACCGCCCGCAGAGGCGCGGGTCAGCAGTGAGATGCGGGTACTCGACTTTAACGGCAAACGCTTCTATGTACAGGCGGGTCATTTCTACCAGCGGCAGATAGATGGCGATTATGTTGAGGTGCCGCGTCCCGCAGGGTTGTAG
- a CDS encoding L-cystine transporter: protein MDLPLTLNIVAFVVLLVLLSRFSRQNWSLSKKVLTGLVIGVLFGLVLQLIYGENSAVVKESISWFNIVGNGYVQLLQMVVMPLVFVSILSAVARLHNASSLGKISVLTIGVLLFTTAISALVGVFVTGLFGLSAEGLVQGVQETARLSAIQSNYVGKVADLTVPQLVLSFIPKNPFADLTGASPTSIISVVIFAAFLGVAALQLLKDDEVKGQRVLVAIDTLQSWVMKLVRLVMKLTPYGVLALMTKVVAGSNLQDIIKLGSFVVASYLGLAIMFGVHALLLSINGINPMRFFRKVWPVITFAFTSRSSAASIPLSVETQTRRLGVPESIASFAASFGATIGQNGCAGLYPTMLAVMVAPTVGINPFDPLWIATLVGIVTLSSAGVAGVGGGATFAALIVLPAMGLPVTLVALLISIEPLIDMGRTALNVNGSMTAGSLTSRWLGMTDKRVLESDDNAELAHR, encoded by the coding sequence ATGGACCTTCCTCTTACGCTTAATATCGTGGCCTTTGTGGTGCTGCTGGTATTGCTCTCCCGCTTCAGCCGTCAGAACTGGAGCCTGTCGAAAAAAGTGCTGACCGGTCTGGTGATCGGCGTGCTGTTCGGCCTGGTGTTGCAGTTGATCTACGGCGAAAACAGCGCAGTGGTCAAAGAGTCGATCAGTTGGTTTAACATCGTCGGTAATGGCTATGTCCAGTTGCTGCAGATGGTCGTGATGCCGCTGGTGTTCGTTTCCATTCTGAGTGCGGTCGCCCGTCTGCATAACGCCTCGTCGCTGGGAAAAATCAGCGTACTGACCATCGGCGTTCTGCTGTTCACCACCGCCATTTCGGCGCTGGTCGGCGTTTTCGTCACCGGCCTGTTTGGTCTGAGTGCGGAAGGTCTGGTTCAGGGCGTGCAGGAGACCGCGCGTCTCAGCGCAATCCAGAGCAACTATGTGGGCAAAGTGGCTGACCTGACCGTGCCGCAGCTGGTGCTCTCCTTTATCCCGAAAAACCCGTTTGCCGATCTGACCGGGGCGAGCCCGACCTCGATCATCAGCGTCGTGATCTTTGCCGCCTTCCTGGGTGTAGCTGCACTGCAGTTGCTGAAAGATGACGAAGTTAAAGGTCAGCGTGTGCTGGTGGCGATCGATACGCTGCAGTCGTGGGTCATGAAGCTGGTGCGCTTAGTGATGAAGCTGACGCCGTATGGTGTACTGGCGCTGATGACCAAAGTGGTTGCCGGTTCTAACCTGCAGGACATCATCAAGCTGGGCAGCTTTGTGGTCGCCTCTTACCTGGGCCTGGCCATCATGTTTGGTGTTCACGCCCTGCTGCTGTCGATCAATGGTATTAACCCGATGCGCTTCTTCCGCAAAGTGTGGCCGGTGATCACCTTTGCCTTCACCAGCCGCTCCAGCGCCGCCAGCATTCCGCTGAGCGTGGAGACCCAGACCCGTCGTCTTGGGGTGCCTGAGTCGATTGCCAGCTTCGCCGCATCCTTTGGTGCCACTATCGGCCAGAACGGCTGTGCCGGTCTCTATCCGACTATGCTGGCCGTGATGGTTGCGCCAACCGTAGGGATCAACCCGTTTGACCCGCTGTGGATTGCAACCCTCGTCGGAATCGTCACGCTGAGCTCAGCGGGCGTTGCGGGTGTCGGCGGCGGTGCCACCTTTGCTGCGCTGATTGTCCTGCCTGCGATGGGCCTGCCGGTAACCCTGGTGGCGCTGCTCATCTCGATTGAGCCGCTGATTGATATGGGGCGTACTGCCCTGAACGTCAACGGTTCGATGACCGCCGGTTCCCTGACCAGTCGCTGGTTAGGGATGACCGATAAGCGCGTACTGGAAAGTGACGATAACGCCGAGCTGGCGCACCGTTAA
- the osmE gene encoding osmotically-inducible lipoprotein OsmE, whose amino-acid sequence MNKVMGCIAAALTLAALSGCTTYDRAESYVTKPVVKDVKKGMTRDQVRQIAGTPSTEITMVHARGTCQTYVLGQRDGKAQTYFVSYNDTGRVMNYGFQSCAEYDTDPQVQQ is encoded by the coding sequence ATGAATAAAGTGATGGGATGTATCGCTGCGGCGCTGACACTGGCTGCACTGTCTGGTTGTACGACTTACGATCGTGCGGAAAGCTACGTGACTAAGCCAGTGGTAAAGGATGTTAAAAAGGGTATGACCCGTGATCAGGTTCGTCAGATCGCCGGTACACCTTCTACTGAAATCACCATGGTTCACGCGCGCGGCACCTGCCAGACTTATGTTCTGGGTCAGCGCGACGGTAAAGCTCAGACTTACTTCGTGAGCTACAACGATACCGGCCGTGTGATGAACTACGGCTTCCAGAGCTGTGCGGAATATGACACCGATCCGCAGGTTCAGCAGTAA
- a CDS encoding metal-dependent hydrolase, giving the protein MTGEGHIIFAIASAIFAKRAELTPVLAQADWWHLVPSALLTCLLPDIDHPKSLLGQRLSWLSHPIARAFGHRGFTHSLLAIAAGLWLFQINLPQSSPIPPDVLQGLTLGYLSHIVADMLTPAGVPLLWPCRWRFRLPILRSQKGNQLERALCLGLVGYALWFPVGMPSFGANGWPSQLFDTLQNGVGRLISSHTAQ; this is encoded by the coding sequence ATGACGGGCGAAGGCCACATCATTTTTGCCATTGCCAGCGCTATTTTTGCTAAGCGTGCTGAGCTGACACCCGTGCTGGCGCAGGCCGACTGGTGGCATCTTGTTCCCTCAGCCCTGCTGACATGTCTGTTACCCGATATCGATCACCCCAAATCTCTGCTGGGACAGCGACTGAGCTGGCTCTCTCACCCTATTGCGCGGGCGTTTGGCCATCGGGGCTTTACCCACAGTCTGCTGGCCATCGCCGCCGGTTTGTGGCTTTTTCAGATTAACCTGCCCCAATCGTCGCCGATACCGCCCGATGTGCTGCAGGGTCTGACGCTCGGTTACCTGAGCCATATCGTGGCCGACATGCTCACGCCCGCCGGGGTTCCGCTACTGTGGCCCTGCCGCTGGCGCTTCCGGCTGCCGATACTGCGCAGCCAGAAGGGCAATCAGCTTGAGCGGGCATTGTGTCTGGGCCTGGTTGGATATGCGCTGTGGTTTCCGGTGGGGATGCCATCTTTTGGTGCAAACGGCTGGCCGTCGCAGCTCTTCGACACGCTACAAAATGGCGTCGGGCGGTTAATTTCCAGTCATACTGCGCAATAA
- the yddG gene encoding aromatic amino acid DMT transporter YddG, whose translation MPATVSRATLIGLIAILLWSTTVALLRSVSEAFGATGGAALIYTTTAILLCLTRGLPRPGAFPALYLWLGGALFVGYEICLALAIGLASDRSQSLELGMINYLWPCLTIVLAIPFHQQRFRVWLWPGLLLSLLGIVWVLKGSSSGSPALLWQNMLRNPVAYALAFIAALTWALYNNVTRRFGRGSNGVTLFFILTALALWLKYAFSEHPAPMTFARVPLLEVLFVGLSTAIAYSAWNHGIQQGNLTLLATASYFTPVLSALLGSLWLGLTPPLAFWQGVAMITLGSLICWLATRRL comes from the coding sequence ATGCCTGCCACCGTTTCGCGCGCCACCCTCATCGGACTTATCGCCATTCTGCTCTGGAGCACCACCGTTGCTCTGCTGCGCAGCGTCAGTGAAGCCTTTGGCGCCACCGGCGGCGCGGCGCTGATCTACACCACCACGGCGATTCTGCTCTGCCTGACCCGCGGACTGCCCAGACCTGGCGCCTTTCCCGCTCTCTACCTGTGGCTGGGTGGCGCCCTCTTTGTCGGCTATGAAATCTGTCTGGCGCTGGCTATCGGGCTGGCCAGCGATCGCAGTCAGTCGCTTGAGCTGGGGATGATCAACTACCTCTGGCCCTGCCTGACCATCGTGCTGGCAATTCCGTTCCATCAGCAGCGTTTTCGCGTCTGGCTCTGGCCCGGACTGCTGCTGTCGCTGCTGGGGATCGTCTGGGTGCTGAAAGGCAGCAGCAGCGGCTCGCCCGCGCTGCTGTGGCAGAACATGCTGCGTAATCCTGTGGCTTATGCACTCGCCTTTATCGCCGCCCTGACGTGGGCGCTCTACAACAATGTTACCCGCCGCTTTGGCCGGGGTTCGAACGGCGTCACGCTGTTTTTTATCCTGACCGCGCTGGCGCTGTGGCTGAAATATGCCTTCAGCGAGCACCCTGCGCCGATGACGTTCGCGCGGGTACCGCTGCTGGAGGTGCTGTTTGTCGGACTCTCCACCGCCATCGCCTATTCCGCCTGGAATCACGGCATTCAGCAGGGCAACCTGACGCTGCTGGCCACCGCCTCGTATTTCACGCCGGTCCTTTCGGCCCTGCTGGGATCGCTGTGGCTCGGCCTGACGCCGCCGCTGGCCTTCTGGCAGGGCGTGGCAATGATTACCCTGGGCTCGCTGATCTGCTGGCTGGCCACACGGCGTCTTTAA
- the astB gene encoding N-succinylarginine dihydrolase, which translates to MKATEANFDGLVGLTHHYAGLSFGNVASTRNQLQPSNPRLAAKQGLLKMKALADMGYVQGVIPPHERPNIAALRQLGFSGSDEQVLASAGKTAPGLLSAASSASAMWVANAATVSPSADSLDGRVHLTVANLNNKFHRAMEAPETAWLLRSIFRDDRHFAVHDALPQVAMFGDEGAANHNRLGGAYGERGVQLFVYGRDSSHEGKAPQRYPARQTREASEAVARLHQLSPESVLFAQQNPAVIDQGVFHNDVIAVSNQQMLFCHQHAFVDQPELLAQLRARVPGFVALEVPADRVPVKDAVETYLFNSQLLSRPDGTMMLVLPEESRQHPGVWRYLCEQVEGNTPLKALKVFDLRESMYNGGGPACLRLRVVLTPEEQQAVNPAVLMNDKLFSTLNSWVDRHYRDRLTQADLVDPQLLREGRDALDELSKLLDLGKVYAFQQ; encoded by the coding sequence ATGAAGGCAACCGAAGCCAACTTTGATGGGCTGGTGGGATTAACGCACCACTATGCCGGGCTGTCGTTTGGTAACGTAGCCTCGACCCGAAACCAGCTGCAGCCGTCGAATCCCCGTCTGGCGGCTAAGCAGGGGTTGCTGAAGATGAAAGCGCTGGCCGATATGGGCTACGTGCAGGGAGTGATCCCGCCGCACGAGCGTCCTAATATTGCGGCGCTGCGTCAGCTCGGCTTCAGCGGCAGCGATGAGCAGGTGCTGGCTTCAGCCGGAAAAACTGCGCCGGGATTACTCTCCGCCGCCAGTTCCGCGTCGGCGATGTGGGTCGCCAATGCCGCCACGGTCTCGCCGTCCGCAGACAGTCTGGATGGCCGGGTTCACCTGACGGTGGCGAACCTGAACAACAAATTCCACCGGGCGATGGAAGCACCGGAAACCGCCTGGCTGCTGCGCTCCATCTTCCGCGACGATCGCCATTTTGCCGTGCACGATGCGCTGCCGCAGGTGGCGATGTTTGGTGATGAAGGGGCGGCGAACCATAACCGGCTCGGCGGTGCGTATGGCGAGCGCGGCGTGCAGCTGTTTGTCTATGGCCGCGACAGCAGCCATGAGGGCAAGGCACCGCAGCGCTATCCGGCGCGGCAGACCCGTGAGGCCAGCGAGGCGGTCGCCCGTCTGCATCAGCTCTCACCCGAAAGCGTGCTGTTCGCCCAGCAGAATCCTGCGGTGATCGATCAGGGCGTGTTTCATAACGATGTGATTGCGGTCAGCAACCAGCAGATGCTGTTCTGTCATCAGCATGCCTTTGTCGATCAGCCTGAACTGCTGGCGCAGCTTCGGGCGCGCGTACCGGGTTTTGTGGCACTGGAAGTGCCGGCAGACCGGGTCCCGGTGAAAGATGCGGTAGAGACTTATCTGTTTAACAGCCAGCTGCTGAGCCGTCCCGACGGCACGATGATGCTGGTGCTGCCGGAAGAGTCACGTCAGCATCCGGGTGTCTGGCGCTATCTGTGCGAACAGGTCGAAGGTAATACGCCACTGAAAGCCCTGAAGGTGTTTGATCTGCGCGAAAGCATGTATAACGGAGGTGGCCCGGCCTGCCTGCGTTTGCGGGTAGTGCTGACGCCAGAGGAGCAGCAGGCAGTGAATCCGGCGGTGCTGATGAACGATAAGCTCTTCAGCACACTGAACAGCTGGGTTGACCGTCATTACCGCGATCGCCTGACCCAGGCCGATCTGGTCGACCCGCAGTTGCTGCGTGAGGGACGCGACGCGCTGGATGAACTGTCGAAGCTGCTAGACTTAGGAAAGGTATACGCATTTCAGCAGTGA
- the cho gene encoding excinuclease Cho, translating into MVRRAAILRPEPDANTIYQYPEHLREWLEGLPNHPGVYTFHGESESLPLYIGKSVNLRSRVMSHFRTPDEAKMLRQSRRVSWIPTAGDLGALLLEAQMIKTQQPLFNKRLRKNRQLCSLQITDGKPNVVYAKDLDFSQSPNLFGLYRSRFAALERLKQLADEYQLCHGLLGLEALSAGRGCFRSALRRCAGACCGKEPVSDHQDRLLEALENVRVFCWPWQGAVGLVEEGKEMTQIHVIDHWFYLGSVSSMDEARKLQRPKGGFDHDGYKILCRPILSGAYPILPL; encoded by the coding sequence TTGGTCAGACGTGCAGCCATTCTTCGCCCCGAACCCGACGCGAATACAATTTATCAATATCCCGAACACCTGCGTGAATGGCTGGAAGGCCTGCCGAATCATCCTGGCGTCTATACCTTTCATGGCGAAAGCGAGTCACTGCCGCTCTATATCGGTAAAAGTGTCAATCTGCGTTCGCGGGTGATGTCCCATTTCCGCACCCCGGACGAGGCGAAAATGCTGCGCCAGTCGCGACGCGTGAGCTGGATCCCCACCGCGGGCGATCTCGGCGCGCTGCTGCTGGAAGCACAGATGATCAAAACCCAGCAGCCGCTGTTCAATAAGCGACTGCGCAAAAACCGCCAGCTCTGTTCATTGCAGATCACCGACGGCAAACCGAACGTGGTTTACGCAAAAGATCTCGATTTCAGTCAGTCACCCAACCTGTTTGGACTCTATCGCAGTCGATTTGCTGCGCTGGAACGCCTCAAGCAACTCGCGGATGAGTATCAGCTCTGTCATGGCCTGCTGGGGCTGGAAGCGCTGAGTGCGGGACGGGGCTGCTTCCGCTCGGCACTGCGCCGCTGTGCCGGAGCCTGCTGCGGTAAAGAGCCGGTCAGCGATCATCAGGATCGACTGCTGGAAGCACTGGAAAATGTGCGGGTCTTCTGCTGGCCGTGGCAGGGTGCCGTCGGCCTCGTCGAGGAAGGCAAAGAGATGACGCAGATCCATGTCATCGACCACTGGTTCTATCTCGGTTCGGTCAGCAGCATGGATGAGGCCAGAAAACTGCAGCGGCCCAAAGGCGGTTTTGATCACGACGGCTACAAAATCCTCTGCCGCCCGATTCTGTCGGGTGCCTACCCTATTCTTCCGCTATAA
- the astE gene encoding succinylglutamate desuccinylase has translation MQDFLQQTLSGEVPRKRSGETAHLRWQWLYHGILLMEPTVPVKQALVLSAGIHGNETAPVEIVNQLVNPLLRGEKPLQQRMLVILGNPSALRAGKRYVRYDINRLFGGRWQHIDDGDEARRVLRLEQALETFWQLGECDETRWHLDMHTAIRGSYHPQFGVMPHNERPWPPAFLDWLAAAGLEALVFHRSPGGTFTHFSCEHFGAASCTLELGKALPFGENDLSQFSAAQQALASLLYGEAMPAATMKPRHYRVAQQITRLSEHFTLHMSPETLNFTAFPQGTLLAEDGNTRYYVQQAREFVLFPNPNVAAGLRAGLMLIEEGEQTQALPV, from the coding sequence ATGCAGGACTTTTTACAGCAAACGCTTTCCGGCGAGGTGCCGCGTAAGCGTAGTGGTGAAACGGCGCATCTTCGCTGGCAGTGGTTGTATCACGGCATACTGTTGATGGAGCCGACGGTGCCGGTTAAACAGGCGCTGGTACTCTCTGCCGGGATCCACGGCAATGAAACGGCTCCGGTCGAAATCGTGAATCAGCTGGTCAATCCGCTGCTGCGCGGCGAAAAGCCGCTTCAGCAGCGCATGCTGGTGATTCTGGGTAATCCTTCCGCCCTGCGCGCCGGCAAGCGCTATGTACGTTATGACATTAACCGGCTGTTTGGCGGACGCTGGCAGCATATTGATGATGGCGATGAGGCCCGCCGGGTGCTGCGGCTGGAGCAGGCGCTGGAGACCTTCTGGCAGCTGGGCGAGTGTGATGAGACGCGCTGGCATCTCGACATGCATACCGCCATTCGCGGCTCTTATCATCCTCAGTTCGGCGTGATGCCGCACAATGAGCGCCCGTGGCCACCCGCGTTTCTCGACTGGCTGGCCGCTGCGGGTCTGGAAGCGCTGGTGTTTCATCGTTCACCGGGCGGCACCTTTACCCACTTCAGCTGCGAGCACTTCGGTGCGGCCAGCTGCACCCTGGAGCTGGGCAAAGCGCTGCCGTTTGGCGAGAACGATCTCAGCCAGTTCAGCGCGGCGCAGCAGGCGCTGGCTTCTCTGCTCTACGGCGAAGCGATGCCTGCAGCGACGATGAAACCGCGCCACTATCGTGTTGCGCAGCAGATCACCCGACTCAGTGAGCACTTTACGCTGCATATGTCGCCGGAGACGCTGAACTTTACCGCGTTTCCGCAGGGGACGTTGCTGGCGGAAGATGGCAACACCCGCTATTACGTGCAACAGGCGCGGGAATTTGTCCTTTTCCCCAATCCCAACGTGGCCGCCGGGCTGCGTGCCGGGCTGATGCTGATTGAAGAGGGCGAACAGACCCAGGCGCTGCCGGTGTGA
- the nadE gene encoding ammonia-dependent NAD(+) synthetase, with product MSLQQEIIEALGVKPTIDAGQEVRVSVDFLKAYLKRHSGLKTLVLGISGGQDSTLAGKLAQTAISELREESGDNDYTFIAVRLPYGVQADEQDCQDALAFIKPDRSLAVNIKESVLASERALKDAGITLSDFVRGNEKARERMKAQYSIAGMTKGVVVGTDHAAEAVTGFFTKYGDGGTDINPLFRLNKRQGKQLLKHLGCPEHLYLKKPTADLEDDRPGLQDEVALGVTYEMIDDYLEGKSIHPDSARIIEGWYQKTEHKRRPPITVFDDFWK from the coding sequence ATGTCACTGCAGCAGGAAATTATTGAAGCACTGGGTGTAAAACCTACCATCGACGCCGGCCAGGAAGTGCGCGTCAGCGTCGATTTTCTCAAAGCCTACCTGAAACGCCACAGCGGACTGAAAACGCTGGTGCTGGGGATCAGCGGCGGTCAGGATTCAACCCTGGCAGGCAAGCTGGCGCAGACCGCGATCAGCGAACTGCGTGAGGAAAGTGGCGATAACGATTACACCTTTATTGCGGTGCGTCTGCCGTATGGTGTGCAGGCGGATGAGCAGGATTGTCAGGATGCACTGGCCTTCATCAAGCCCGACCGTTCGCTGGCGGTAAACATCAAAGAATCCGTACTGGCCAGTGAGCGCGCGCTGAAAGATGCCGGTATCACCCTGTCCGATTTCGTGCGCGGCAATGAAAAAGCGCGCGAGCGAATGAAAGCGCAATACAGCATCGCCGGTATGACCAAAGGGGTGGTGGTCGGCACCGACCACGCGGCTGAAGCGGTCACCGGATTTTTCACCAAATATGGCGATGGCGGCACTGACATCAACCCGCTGTTCCGCCTGAACAAGCGTCAGGGCAAACAGCTGCTGAAGCATCTTGGCTGCCCGGAACATCTCTATCTGAAGAAACCGACGGCCGATCTGGAAGATGATCGCCCTGGCCTGCAGGATGAAGTGGCGCTGGGCGTTACCTACGAGATGATCGATGACTACCTGGAAGGTAAAAGCATTCATCCTGACAGCGCCCGCATCATCGAAGGCTGGTATCAGAAAACCGAGCACAAACGTCGCCCGCCGATCACGGTATTCGACGACTTCTGGAAGTAA
- the spy gene encoding ATP-independent periplasmic protein-refolding chaperone Spy produces the protein MRKLTSLLLASSLAFGAASAVHAAADNLTPPPAGSEKAMHKPPMRHGPEMMFKGLNLTDAQKTQMRDIMRESHKDMQRPSLDERRAAHDIIASDSFDQSKAEAQAEKMSANAKEHALKMLETQNKLYNVLTPDQKKQYNANFEKRLTEKGPHEGKMAPPAEPAE, from the coding sequence ATGCGCAAACTGACTTCCCTTTTACTGGCTTCTTCGCTGGCGTTTGGTGCAGCCAGCGCCGTCCATGCAGCAGCAGATAACCTGACTCCACCGCCAGCAGGCAGCGAAAAAGCGATGCACAAACCGCCAATGCGCCACGGCCCGGAGATGATGTTTAAAGGTCTGAATCTGACCGACGCGCAGAAAACACAGATGCGCGACATCATGAGAGAGAGCCACAAAGATATGCAGCGTCCGTCACTGGACGAGCGCCGCGCCGCCCATGACATTATTGCGTCTGACAGCTTCGACCAGAGCAAAGCAGAAGCGCAGGCAGAGAAGATGTCTGCCAATGCGAAAGAGCATGCGCTGAAGATGCTGGAAACCCAGAACAAGCTCTATAACGTGCTGACGCCGGATCAGAAGAAACAGTACAACGCGAACTTTGAAAAGCGTCTGACTGAGAAAGGCCCGCATGAGGGCAAAATGGCGCCGCCAGCAGAACCGGCTGAATAA